Proteins found in one Candidatus Tisiphia endosymbiont of Beris chalybata genomic segment:
- a CDS encoding palindromic element RPE1 domain-containing protein: MHNLKIIEEFLGETKSSTAAYIDVREEQRGVSTTKLPIRLGYARGLLNSAHL, translated from the coding sequence TTGCATAACCTAAAGATAATTGAAGAATTTTTAGGAGAAACGAAGTCGAGTACCGCAGCGTACATAGACGTACGTGAGGAACAGAGAGGAGTTTCGACGACAAAATTACCAATTAGATTAGGTTATGCAAGAGGTCTATTGAATTCAGCCCATCTGTAG
- a CDS encoding OmpW family outer membrane protein — protein MIKVTKNLVVFFLISLISINSFADKDEDINNYDADYYGNEGNLVFKIRGAGIKTQGAAKTPPSSTIPKPVAVGSFTEVGYGLEASTSIFFSPNIAAELSLGFEVLRIKATHLANVAHNNQGNTDGVKKRRELYTMPLTLLGQYHIAPFGSISPYIGGGYHGTYMLTKSKAFKVKNGFGPVLQVGIDFYAKDDTLINVDIKQYFLNTKVDYKEALVGKKTVSSKIKFNPLVISVGVGFKF, from the coding sequence ATGATTAAGGTAACTAAAAATTTAGTAGTGTTTTTTTTAATAAGCTTGATAAGTATTAATAGCTTTGCGGATAAAGATGAAGATATTAATAATTATGATGCAGATTATTATGGAAATGAAGGAAATCTTGTATTTAAAATTAGGGGCGCGGGTATCAAAACTCAAGGCGCAGCCAAAACTCCTCCTTCATCTACTATCCCAAAGCCAGTAGCGGTTGGTAGTTTTACTGAAGTTGGATACGGGCTAGAGGCCTCTACTTCTATATTCTTTTCTCCTAATATAGCTGCTGAATTGTCTTTAGGCTTTGAGGTACTGCGTATTAAAGCAACCCACTTAGCAAACGTTGCACATAATAATCAAGGCAACACAGATGGTGTTAAGAAAAGAAGAGAACTCTATACGATGCCATTAACCTTACTTGGACAGTACCACATAGCTCCTTTTGGCTCAATAAGCCCTTATATAGGAGGGGGATATCATGGTACTTACATGTTAACAAAATCTAAAGCGTTTAAAGTTAAAAATGGTTTTGGCCCAGTATTACAAGTAGGTATAGATTTCTATGCTAAAGATGATACCTTAATTAACGTAGATATTAAACAATATTTCCTCAATACTAAAGTTGATTATAAGGAAGCTTTAGTAGGGAAAAAAACCGTATCATCTAAAATCAAATTCAATCCTTTAGTGATATCCGTAGGTGTTGGTTTTAAATTCTAA
- a CDS encoding DMT family transporter, whose product MNNKFTNYFVGIGWFILSLLSSITNDIIAKSLGIRLHSFEVAFFRFFFSALALIPFIWYYGTQTLKTNSPFIHIIRGVLLFFGMTSWTYGLSIAPVTTATVIGFATPLFTLSLAIFFLKEKIIWQRWVATLLGFIGIIITLKPHADDFNPYILLFVLASISFAMLDIINKKFVIKESMISMLFYSALVTSIISAPPSIAYWQTPTPWEFMLLFSLGAGGSLILFFLLKAFSLVDATATAPYRYIELILSAAGGYIVFKEIPENSTLYGALIIIPTTLFMIYSEKKHIIDDNKIVP is encoded by the coding sequence ATGAATAATAAATTTACTAATTATTTTGTTGGCATAGGGTGGTTTATATTAAGCTTATTAAGTAGTATTACCAACGATATAATAGCCAAATCACTAGGAATTAGATTGCATAGCTTTGAAGTGGCATTTTTTCGTTTTTTCTTTAGCGCATTAGCCTTAATACCTTTTATTTGGTATTATGGAACCCAGACTCTTAAAACTAATAGCCCCTTTATCCATATAATCCGAGGGGTGTTATTGTTTTTTGGTATGACCTCCTGGACTTATGGTTTAAGTATCGCCCCAGTAACAACTGCTACGGTAATAGGTTTTGCTACTCCTCTATTTACTTTAAGTTTAGCAATATTTTTTCTAAAGGAAAAAATTATTTGGCAAAGATGGGTAGCCACTTTATTGGGTTTTATTGGTATTATAATCACTCTAAAACCACATGCTGATGATTTTAATCCTTATATATTATTGTTTGTATTAGCTTCAATATCTTTTGCAATGCTAGATATTATTAATAAAAAATTTGTTATAAAAGAATCAATGATCAGTATGTTGTTTTATTCTGCATTAGTAACATCTATCATCTCAGCGCCGCCCTCAATAGCCTATTGGCAAACCCCTACCCCATGGGAGTTTATGTTGCTATTTAGTTTAGGGGCAGGGGGGAGTTTAATCTTATTTTTCTTGTTAAAAGCCTTTTCTTTAGTTGATGCTACTGCTACCGCGCCTTATCGATATATAGAATTAATATTGTCAGCAGCAGGAGGATATATTGTTTTTAAGGAAATTCCTGAAAATAGTACTTTGTATGGCGCTTTAATAATAATTCCTACAACATTATTTATGATATATTCCGAAAAAAAACATATTATAGATGATAATAAAATAGTTCCATAA
- a CDS encoding MFS transporter, giving the protein MNKRKLVFASGIANAFEWYDYALFAHFAPIIGIKFFPGVSSSASLLHAFIAFALGYLMRPIGGIFFGIIGDRFGRKTALSTSIFCMALPTALIGIIPTYDEIGAIATILMILARMLQGLSMGGALTGSISFIIEHTEPHHRGFTGSISMASICAGILFGSIIASLIQTILSVEQFNNWGWRIPFLLGIFILFAGLYIKKYTTETPVFQAIKEEGAILKSPLTKVISKHWVDMLISIFINATGSVIFYLQAIYLMSFLRINRNFSDSDVSNLANCCYLVMIVATLCSGYLSDIIGRKRLCIINLLLIIVVTPFLMNIIETEDFYYIIIAQIILSILAAFYIGPEPALQAEMYPTNIRNTALSLSYNIATSLFGGTTPLVVEYLIQKTGTITSATYYVIICAIASLIALAFYKNREGGKLIT; this is encoded by the coding sequence ATGAATAAACGTAAGTTAGTTTTTGCTAGCGGTATAGCGAATGCATTTGAATGGTATGATTATGCATTATTTGCCCATTTTGCTCCCATAATAGGAATAAAGTTTTTCCCGGGGGTGAGTTCTAGCGCCTCCTTATTACATGCCTTTATAGCATTTGCTCTTGGGTATTTAATGCGTCCCATTGGCGGAATATTTTTTGGAATAATAGGGGATCGCTTTGGCCGGAAAACCGCTTTAAGTACTTCGATATTTTGTATGGCGCTGCCAACAGCATTAATCGGTATAATCCCTACTTATGACGAGATAGGTGCTATTGCCACTATACTAATGATTTTAGCACGGATGCTGCAGGGATTATCCATGGGAGGAGCGCTTACTGGTTCGATCTCCTTTATTATTGAACATACCGAACCGCACCATAGGGGTTTTACTGGTAGCATATCTATGGCAAGTATTTGTGCTGGGATATTATTTGGTTCTATAATTGCTAGTCTTATTCAGACTATTTTATCGGTTGAACAATTTAATAATTGGGGATGGCGAATTCCCTTTTTACTTGGCATCTTTATTTTATTTGCGGGCCTTTATATTAAAAAATATACTACTGAAACACCAGTATTTCAGGCGATCAAGGAAGAGGGGGCAATTTTAAAATCCCCCCTTACAAAGGTGATATCTAAGCATTGGGTTGACATGTTGATATCAATATTCATTAATGCTACTGGCTCAGTAATATTTTATTTACAGGCAATTTACTTAATGTCATTTTTACGAATAAACCGTAATTTTAGCGATTCTGATGTCAGTAATCTAGCGAACTGTTGCTACCTAGTGATGATAGTTGCGACTTTATGTTCAGGTTATTTATCAGATATAATCGGGAGAAAAAGATTATGTATCATTAATTTATTGTTAATTATTGTGGTTACTCCATTTTTAATGAATATAATTGAAACAGAAGATTTCTATTATATAATTATAGCGCAAATTATCTTATCTATCTTAGCGGCGTTTTATATTGGTCCGGAGCCAGCTCTACAAGCGGAGATGTATCCTACAAATATCAGAAACACTGCGTTATCATTATCATATAATATAGCAACTAGCCTTTTTGGAGGTACGACCCCTTTAGTCGTAGAATATTTAATTCAAAAAACTGGAACTATTACTTCTGCTACTTATTATGTGATTATATGTGCTATTGCTAGCTTGATAGCGCTTGCTTTTTATAAAAATCGTGAGGGAGGTAAGTTGATTACTTGA
- a CDS encoding DUF2312 domain-containing protein: MSEVIAKEQLAQYISQIEQLEQEKTELSTAIKEIFDTAASSGFDKKAMKSVLRLKKLDRNELAEQDAILELYRQALGL, translated from the coding sequence ATGTCAGAAGTAATAGCTAAAGAGCAGTTAGCGCAATATATAAGCCAAATAGAACAACTTGAGCAAGAGAAAACTGAATTGTCTACCGCAATAAAAGAAATATTCGATACGGCTGCCTCTAGTGGTTTTGATAAAAAGGCTATGAAGTCGGTCCTGAGATTAAAAAAACTTGATAGAAATGAATTAGCAGAACAGGATGCTATATTAGAACTTTATAGACAAGCACTAGGTCTCTAA
- the secF gene encoding protein translocase subunit SecF, with the protein MRLYPLRLLPDKINFDFMQFTKVSYTVSIILTLMSLLLIGKYRFNLGIDFTGGVIIEVRVDQEPDLVNMREILNKLKIGEVTLQNFGTKHDLYIRIGSNKEDALMQNVDLIKSALQQFPYKYDYRKVDFVGPQVGSQLIKSGITALILAFIAIMIYTWVRFEWYFGLGILVALLHDAILSLGFMSLTQLDFNLSSIAALLTIIGYSVNDSVVIYDRIRDNLRKTSQRIMPQIINRSINETLSRTILTVITTLLASLALVIFGGKAIYSFSVLVFFGIIAGTYSSIFISAPILPLFIAKKLDTRLGSK; encoded by the coding sequence ATGCGATTATATCCTTTGAGGCTTTTACCTGATAAAATCAATTTTGATTTTATGCAATTTACAAAAGTAAGTTATACTGTTTCTATTATTTTAACTCTTATGAGTCTCCTATTAATAGGTAAGTATAGGTTTAATTTAGGGATCGATTTTACCGGGGGAGTAATAATTGAAGTACGTGTCGACCAGGAACCTGACTTAGTAAACATGCGAGAAATTCTCAATAAACTTAAAATTGGCGAAGTAACTTTACAAAATTTTGGTACTAAACACGATTTGTATATAAGGATTGGTAGTAATAAAGAAGATGCTTTAATGCAAAATGTTGATCTTATTAAATCAGCTTTACAGCAATTTCCTTATAAATACGACTATCGTAAGGTAGATTTTGTCGGTCCGCAAGTTGGTTCTCAGCTAATAAAATCCGGAATAACAGCGCTAATTCTTGCTTTTATAGCTATAATGATTTATACTTGGGTTAGATTTGAATGGTATTTTGGGCTGGGGATTCTTGTCGCATTGTTGCACGATGCAATATTAAGTCTAGGTTTCATGAGTTTAACTCAGCTAGATTTTAATTTAAGTTCGATAGCGGCGCTGCTGACCATAATAGGTTATTCTGTTAATGATTCGGTTGTGATTTACGATAGAATTCGCGATAACTTACGCAAAACTTCGCAGAGAATTATGCCGCAGATTATTAATAGAAGTATTAATGAGACGCTCTCTAGGACTATTTTAACGGTCATCACAACTTTGTTGGCTAGCCTAGCGTTAGTAATTTTTGGAGGAAAAGCTATTTATAGTTTTAGTGTATTAGTATTTTTCGGTATAATAGCTGGAACATACTCTTCTATCTTTATTTCTGCTCCTATCTTACCTTTGTTTATTGCGAAGAAATTGGATACTCGTTTAGGTAGTAAATAA
- a CDS encoding cell cycle transcriptional regulator TrcR, which yields MNPQQKLPILPRATAIWLIENTALTFKQIANFCGIHEFEIKSIADGEVSQGIMGLDPIAGGQLTKEEIIRCTNDNNSSLRISTSTAYELVSAKRKQQSKYTPIARRQDKPDAIFWLLKNCPEIADSQIIKLIGTTKATIDTIRDRSHWNMKNIRPRDPVLLGICSQMELDTITEQVKLVPQQDKEHKE from the coding sequence ATGAATCCACAACAAAAATTACCTATATTACCAAGAGCAACAGCAATCTGGCTGATTGAAAATACTGCCTTGACATTTAAGCAAATAGCTAACTTTTGTGGAATTCATGAGTTTGAAATTAAAAGTATCGCTGATGGAGAGGTATCTCAAGGTATTATGGGCCTAGACCCTATTGCTGGTGGTCAATTAACTAAAGAAGAAATAATACGTTGTACCAATGATAACAATAGTAGTTTAAGAATTTCTACCAGTACCGCCTATGAATTAGTAAGTGCTAAACGGAAACAGCAATCTAAATATACCCCTATTGCTAGGAGACAAGATAAGCCAGATGCAATATTTTGGTTACTTAAAAATTGTCCAGAGATTGCAGATAGCCAAATTATTAAGTTAATCGGTACTACTAAGGCTACAATTGATACAATTCGTGATCGTAGTCACTGGAATATGAAAAATATTCGTCCGCGCGACCCGGTCTTACTTGGAATTTGTAGTCAAATGGAATTAGATACAATAACTGAACAGGTTAAGTTGGTACCCCAGCAAGATAAGGAGCATAAAGAATAA
- a CDS encoding MFS transporter, translating to MSKPKSVFFSAISGNILEYYDFTVYSVFSAVIGRTFFPKGPELIQILFSLGVFAVGFLTRPIGGIFFGYVGDKYGRRISLIISMLGMTVPTFTMGLIPSYEDIGIYAPIILVIMRLLQGLCISGEGAGAAIFILEHHQNLRPGFTAGLVHGSNIAGTLIATLIGIIIEQYFSHIDFAWRFAFLLGGFMGLMGFYLRLRVSETPIFKMLAHQKKTLKAPFTNVIKTAWKAMFLTFCVGSVASSVLYLVKTYINVYYNNVLHLDNTTALIYLLYTSFIAMITMPLFGGLADIIGKFKMITYASIAVFVLALPTLFSMSLPGTWCQIISLTILGSLGGAISGSAYIFIISLFTPEQKFSGVAFSYNLGIAMFGGTSPIISRWLVEQTNLFYAPAFYIMTTSSVFLLIIYIMRHEIRSILKEVAY from the coding sequence ATGAGTAAACCAAAATCTGTTTTTTTCTCTGCCATTTCAGGCAATATACTAGAATACTATGATTTTACTGTGTATTCGGTATTTTCAGCGGTAATTGGCCGTACGTTCTTTCCAAAAGGCCCAGAATTGATCCAGATCCTATTCAGCCTTGGAGTATTTGCCGTAGGGTTTCTTACCAGGCCCATAGGAGGGATCTTTTTTGGTTATGTGGGCGATAAGTATGGGAGGCGAATATCTTTAATTATTTCTATGCTTGGTATGACAGTGCCAACCTTCACTATGGGGTTAATTCCCTCTTACGAAGATATAGGAATTTATGCCCCAATAATATTGGTCATAATGCGCCTTTTACAAGGGCTCTGTATTAGCGGTGAAGGGGCGGGTGCCGCTATTTTTATTCTAGAGCATCATCAGAACTTACGGCCTGGTTTTACTGCCGGTTTAGTACATGGTTCAAATATTGCTGGAACATTAATTGCTACCCTTATAGGAATTATTATTGAACAATATTTTTCTCATATTGATTTTGCTTGGCGTTTTGCATTTTTACTAGGAGGATTTATGGGGCTTATGGGGTTCTACTTACGTCTTCGAGTATCAGAAACTCCTATTTTTAAAATGTTAGCTCATCAGAAAAAAACCCTGAAAGCGCCTTTTACCAACGTAATTAAGACCGCCTGGAAAGCAATGTTTTTAACTTTTTGTGTTGGGTCGGTTGCCAGTAGTGTTTTGTATTTAGTTAAAACTTATATAAATGTTTATTATAATAATGTTTTACATCTTGATAATACCACTGCTCTGATTTATCTATTATATACTTCTTTTATAGCTATGATCACTATGCCATTATTTGGGGGGCTTGCTGATATTATAGGTAAATTTAAGATGATTACTTATGCAAGTATTGCAGTTTTTGTTTTGGCTTTACCTACTTTATTTTCTATGTCTTTACCAGGCACGTGGTGTCAAATTATATCTTTAACTATTCTAGGATCGCTTGGAGGAGCAATATCAGGATCCGCCTATATATTTATTATTTCCTTATTTACCCCAGAGCAAAAATTCTCAGGGGTAGCTTTTAGTTATAATTTAGGAATTGCTATGTTTGGAGGTACTTCTCCCATTATCTCCCGCTGGCTTGTTGAACAAACTAATTTATTTTATGCTCCAGCTTTTTATATCATGACTACTTCTAGTGTATTTTTGCTAATCATTTATATTATGAGACACGAAATAAGAAGCATACTGAAAGAGGTTGCTTATTAA
- the hemF gene encoding oxygen-dependent coproporphyrinogen oxidase — protein MFNNREKTSSWFTDLRDQLRIEFEKVELEYSKLKNLSPAKFVPSPWERADGGGGVMSVMRGNVFEKVGVNISTVFGEFSPEFSKNIPGTENNKKFFATGISVVAHINSPLVPAAHFNTRYIETANSWFGGGGDLTPFYQDDEEKVKFHNAFRVVCDQYNSDYYPKFTKQCDEYFYLKHRKEPRGVGGIFYDYLNTGDFDQDFSFTQDIGKAFLSVYPALIRGKMLLPWTDEQKNYQLIRRGRYVEFNLLYDRGTMFGLMTGGNVEAILMSLPPIVHW, from the coding sequence ATGTTCAATAATAGAGAAAAAACTAGCAGTTGGTTCACCGATTTGCGTGATCAACTGCGTATAGAATTTGAAAAAGTTGAGTTAGAATATAGTAAATTAAAGAATTTATCTCCAGCAAAATTTGTACCTTCTCCTTGGGAGAGAGCAGATGGAGGGGGAGGGGTGATGTCAGTAATGCGAGGGAATGTATTCGAAAAAGTGGGAGTGAACATTTCTACCGTTTTTGGTGAGTTTTCGCCAGAGTTTAGTAAAAATATACCCGGAACTGAAAATAATAAAAAATTTTTTGCTACTGGCATTTCTGTGGTGGCTCATATCAATTCACCTTTAGTACCAGCGGCCCATTTTAATACACGCTATATTGAGACTGCAAATAGTTGGTTTGGAGGAGGAGGAGATCTTACCCCGTTCTATCAGGATGACGAGGAAAAGGTAAAATTTCATAATGCTTTTAGAGTAGTATGTGATCAATATAATTCTGATTATTACCCTAAATTTACTAAGCAATGTGATGAATATTTTTATTTAAAACATCGCAAAGAACCTAGAGGGGTAGGAGGCATATTTTACGATTATTTAAATACTGGAGATTTTGACCAGGATTTTTCATTTACGCAGGATATAGGCAAAGCATTTTTGTCAGTATATCCTGCTCTGATTAGGGGCAAAATGCTGCTCCCCTGGACAGACGAGCAAAAAAACTACCAACTAATACGCCGGGGCCGGTACGTTGAATTTAATTTGCTATATGATCGTGGTACTATGTTTGGTTTAATGACTGGGGGAAATGTTGAAGCAATATTAATGTCCTTGCCCCCTATAGTACATTGGTAG
- a CDS encoding IS630 family transposase, whose translation MHNLKIIEEFLGETKSSTAAYIDVREEQRGVSTTKLPIRLGYARGLIYQHTRRVNIIAGLCQDQIIAPVVFEGSCNKAFFVSYVETMLIKELKAGQVVVMDNINFHKTARVKALIESVGCKILYLPTYSPDLNPIEHYWFKMKHQIRKIASDFKDFFVAVEHGVLMSTA comes from the coding sequence TTGCATAACCTAAAGATAATTGAAGAATTTTTAGGAGAAACGAAGTCGAGTACCGCAGCGTACATAGACGTACGTGAGGAACAGAGAGGAGTTTCGACGACAAAATTACCAATTAGATTAGGTTATGCAAGAGGTCTAATATATCAACATACCAGGAGAGTAAATATAATAGCTGGTTTGTGCCAGGATCAAATTATTGCCCCGGTAGTTTTTGAAGGCAGTTGTAATAAAGCATTTTTTGTATCTTATGTAGAGACGATGTTAATAAAGGAACTTAAAGCTGGTCAAGTAGTAGTAATGGATAATATTAATTTTCATAAAACTGCTAGAGTTAAAGCTTTAATAGAATCAGTGGGATGTAAGATTTTGTATTTACCTACTTATAGTCCTGATCTTAATCCTATTGAGCATTATTGGTTTAAGATGAAGCATCAGATCAGAAAAATCGCTAGCGACTTTAAAGATTTTTTTGTCGCTGTAGAACATGGAGTACTAATGTCTACAGCTTAG
- a CDS encoding helix-turn-helix domain-containing protein has product MGIVLGKSTVHRIMHKLNYSYITPRPKHYKQNPNLVEEFKKKSSSKTTI; this is encoded by the coding sequence ATGGGTATAGTCCTGGGTAAATCTACTGTTCATAGAATAATGCATAAGCTAAACTATTCGTATATAACCCCGAGACCAAAGCACTACAAACAAAATCCAAATTTGGTAGAAGAGTTTAAAAAAAAATCTTCCTCTAAAACTACAATCTAA
- a CDS encoding transposase: MWDRKVNFAAYRNDKNELMVLVSSIEVEVDIFALYRYRWSIERLFKHLKSGGFDIEKSHLVNLDRFKKLLVVTAIASALIVKNGLIQNSLNPIRIKLQKTTEKQLFSLFTYGFDHIKNIFYQSIINSCNSTNTHLINTSKNRTSYYLLCLPTKIVGYYGYSPG, encoded by the coding sequence TTGTGGGATAGAAAAGTCAATTTTGCTGCATATAGAAATGATAAAAATGAACTGATGGTTTTGGTGTCATCAATTGAGGTCGAAGTTGATATTTTCGCTTTATATAGGTACCGCTGGTCCATCGAACGGTTGTTTAAGCATCTCAAAAGCGGAGGCTTTGATATTGAAAAAAGTCACTTAGTAAATTTGGATAGATTCAAAAAATTATTGGTGGTAACTGCTATTGCTTCAGCTTTAATAGTTAAGAATGGCTTAATACAAAATTCACTAAACCCAATCCGTATAAAACTCCAAAAAACCACTGAAAAACAATTATTTTCATTATTTACTTACGGGTTTGATCATATTAAAAATATCTTTTATCAATCTATCATTAATAGCTGTAACTCAACTAATACGCACCTTATTAATACCTCCAAAAATAGAACTTCTTACTACTTACTCTGCCTCCCTACAAAAATCGTAGGGTACTATGGGTATAGTCCTGGGTAA
- a CDS encoding IS3 family transposase, with product MVDKDYKDLSVRRQSQLLNLNRSSLYYKDSEKDQDNYLSNRIVEIYSNYPIYGYRRITAILRREVVIVNSKKVRRLMKLMNLQAIYPSINTSKRNLKEAIYPYLLSGLEVIKPNQVWQVDITYLRVQSGFMYLVALIDVYTRLVVGYRLSNSLNTESCLLALEDAIAKYGKPSIINSDQGSQFTSEDWINELRRCVISISMTGKGRCNDNAHIERLWRSFKYEGSYLYRCTSVLELKNNIPKWLNWYNNQRPHQALEYKTPFEIYSGFMDKSCDLPTIPLLPQQLQNYKNNIFVDSL from the coding sequence ATGGTAGATAAGGATTATAAAGATTTAAGTGTTCGTCGGCAAAGTCAGCTATTGAATCTGAACCGCTCCAGCCTATATTACAAGGATTCGGAGAAGGATCAAGATAATTATTTAAGTAATAGAATAGTTGAGATCTATAGTAATTATCCGATATATGGTTACCGGCGAATAACGGCGATACTTAGGAGAGAAGTGGTAATTGTTAACAGCAAAAAAGTCAGGAGGTTGATGAAACTAATGAATTTGCAAGCAATTTACCCTTCGATTAATACAAGTAAAAGAAACCTAAAAGAAGCTATTTATCCATATTTGCTATCAGGGTTAGAGGTTATAAAGCCAAATCAGGTATGGCAGGTGGATATCACTTATTTAAGGGTACAAAGTGGTTTTATGTATTTGGTTGCATTAATCGATGTTTATACTAGATTAGTAGTAGGATATCGTTTATCAAATAGTTTAAATACAGAGAGCTGTTTGCTAGCGTTAGAAGATGCTATAGCTAAATATGGGAAGCCGTCGATAATTAATAGTGATCAAGGTAGCCAGTTTACCAGCGAGGATTGGATTAATGAATTGAGGAGATGCGTCATAAGCATCAGCATGACGGGCAAAGGCAGGTGTAACGATAATGCCCATATTGAGCGTTTATGGCGATCGTTTAAGTATGAGGGGTCGTATTTATACCGGTGTACTTCAGTTTTAGAGTTGAAAAATAATATCCCGAAATGGTTGAATTGGTATAACAATCAAAGGCCCCATCAGGCTTTGGAGTACAAAACGCCGTTTGAGATATATAGTGGATTTATGGATAAGTCTTGCGACTTACCCACAATTCCACTATTACCACAACAGCTACAAAATTATAAAAATAATATTTTTGTAGATAGTTTATGA
- a CDS encoding transposase, whose product MTIHRKKRNWSQYNQKLKKIASINFFISEEAISNWYYSGKRQHGGKVIYSEYVIELCLLMREFYQLPYRQAQGFVESVLKSMKLELKIPDYTTVSRRASNTNSHY is encoded by the coding sequence ATGACCATACATCGAAAAAAGCGCAACTGGTCGCAATATAACCAGAAACTAAAGAAAATAGCAAGCATAAATTTTTTTATCTCTGAGGAAGCGATAAGCAATTGGTATTATAGTGGTAAGCGACAACATGGGGGCAAAGTAATATATAGTGAATATGTAATAGAGTTATGTTTGTTGATGCGAGAATTTTATCAATTACCATATCGACAAGCACAGGGTTTTGTGGAATCTGTATTGAAATCAATGAAGCTTGAACTTAAGATACCAGATTATACTACTGTTTCTCGCCGTGCATCTAATACCAATTCCCATTATTAA